From Canis lupus baileyi chromosome 16, mCanLup2.hap1, whole genome shotgun sequence:
ATCAAACCAGGCTGACCTGGACGAAGTTGCACCAAACCACGCTGATCCATTCCAGGTCTGACTAAAGCAGGCTGGACTGCTCCAGGTTGGACCAAACCACGCTGATCCATACCAGGTCTGACCAAAGCAGGCTGACCTGCACCAGGCTGCACCAAACCACGCTGATCCATTCCAGGCTGGACCAAACCAGGCTGACTGGCATCAGGTTGCACCAAACCACGCTGATCCATTCCAGGTTGGACCAAACCAGGCCGACCTGCACCAGGCTGCACCAAGCCACGCTGATCCATTGCAGGTTGAACCAAACCAGGCTGACCTGCACCACGTTGCACCAAACCAGGCTGAGCTACACTACGTTGGACCAAACCAGGCTGAGCTGTACCAGGCTGCACCAAGCCATGCTGATCCATTCCAGGCTGACCTGCACCAGGCTGACCTGCACCAGGCTGCACCAAACCATGCTGGTCTGTTCCAGGCTGCACCAAACCAGGCTGACCTGCACCAGGTTGCACCAAGCCACGCTGATCCATTGCAGGTTGGACCAAACCAGGCTGACCTGCACCATATTGGACCAAACCAGGCTGAGCTGTACCAGGCTGCACCAAGCCACGCTGATCCATTCCAGGCTGACCTGCACCAAGCTGAACTGCACCAGGCTGCAACAAACCATGCTGATCTGTTCCAGGCTGCACCAAACCAGGCTGACCTATACCAGGTTGCACAAAGCCATGCTGATCCATTGCAGGTTGGACCAAACCAGGCCAACCTGCACCAGGCTGCACCAAGCCACGCTGATCCATTGCAGGTTGGACCAAACCAGGCTGACCTGCACCACGTTGCACCAAACCAGGCTGACCTGCACCATGTTGGACCAAACCAGGCTGAGCTGTACCAGCCTGCACCAAACCACGCTGATCCATTCCAGGCTGACCCGCACCAGGCTGAACTGCACCAGGCTGCACCAAACCAGGCTGACCTGCACCAGGTTGCACCAAACCATGCTGATCCATTCCAGGTTGGACCAAACCAGGCCGACCTGCACCAGGCTGCACCAAGCCACGCTGATCCATTGCAGGTTGGACCAAACCAGGCTGACCTGCACCACGTTGCACCAAACCAGGCTGACCTGCACCATGTTGGACCAAACCAGGCTGAGCTGTACCAGGCTGCACCAAGCCACGCTGATCCATTCCAGGCTGAGCTGTACCAGGCTGCACCAAACCACGCTGATCCATTGCAGGTTGGACCAAACCAGGCTGACTGGCATCAGGTTGCACCAAACCATGCTGATCCATTCCAGGCTGGACCAAACCAGGCTGACCTGCACCAGGTTGCACCAAACCACGCTGGTCCATTGCAGGTTGGACCAAACCACGCTGACCTGTACCAGGTTGCACCAAACTATGCTGATCCATTCTAGGTTGCACCAAACCACGCTGGTCCATTCCAGGTTGCACCAAACTATGCTGATCCATTTCAGGTTGGACCAAACCACGCTGATCCATTGCAGGTTGGACCAAACCAGGCTGAGCTGTACCAGGTTGCACCAAACGATGCTGATCCATTTCAGGTTGCACCAAACCACGCTGATCCATTCCAGGTTGCACCAAACCATGCTGATCTGTTCCAGGTTGCACCAAACCACGCTGATCCATTCCAGGTTGGACCAAACCAGGCTGACCTGTACCAGGTTGCACCAAACCACGCTGATCCATTCCAGGTTGCACCAAACCATGCTGATCCAAACCACGCTGAGCTATACCAGGTTGCACTAAACCATACTGATCCATTGCAGGTTGGACCAAACCAGGCTGGCCACCAGGTTGGATCAAACTAGGCTGACCTATACCAGGTTGGACTAAACTGTACTGGTCCATTCCAGGCTGGATCAAACCAGGCTGACCTGCACCAGGCTGGACCAAACTAGGCTGACCTGCACCAGGCTGCACCAAACCACGCTGATCCATTCCAAGTTGGACTGAATCATACTGATCTATTCCAGGTTGGACCAAACCACGCTGACTTGCAACAGGCTGCACCAAACTGGGCTGACCTGCACCAGGTTGAACCAAACCACGCTGATCTATTTCAGGTTGGACCAAACCATGTTGATCCATTTCCAGCTGCCTCAAAACATTCTGACCCATCGTAAGTTGGGCTAAATCTTGCTGGCCCATTCCAGATGGCATCAAACTAGGCTGAACTGCACTAGGCTGGACCAAACCAAATGGATATACATCAGGCTGTACTAAGCCAAATGGATATGCAACAGGCTGTCCCCAGCCACTGGGATATGGACCAGGTTGTACCCAATCAGGTAGATAAGCACCAGGCTGGACCAAACCACTTTGATCTACAATAGGCTGCACCAAACCAGGCTGACTTACACTAGGCCGACCTGCAATAGGAGGCACCAAACCAGGCTGACTTACACTAGGCCGACCTGCAATAGGAGGCACCAAACCAGGCTGACTTACACTAGGCCGACCTGCAATAGGAGGCACCAAACCAGGCTGACTTACACTAGGCCGACCTGCAATAGGCGGCACCAAACCAGGCTGACTTGTGGTAGGCCGACCTGCaacaggcggcaccaaaccaggCTGACTTGTACTAGGCCGACCTGCaacaggtggcaccaaaccaggCTGACTTGTACTAGGCCGACCTGCaacaggtggcaccaaaccaggCTGACTTGTACTAGGCCGACCTGCaacaggtggcaccaaaccaggCTGACTTGTACTAGGCCGACCTGCaacaggtggcaccaaaccaggCTGACTTGTACTAGGCCGACCTGCAATAGGTGGCACCAAACCAGGCTGACTTGTACTAGGCCGACCTGCaacaggtggcaccaaaccaggCTGACTTGTGCTAGGCCGACCTGCAATAGGTGGCACCAAACCAGGCTGACTTGCTTCAGGCTGCACCAAATCACGTTGATCTGCACCAGGCTGCACCAAACCAAGCTGATCTGCACCAGGCTGAACCAAACCACGCTGACCTGTACCAGGTCGGGCCAAAGTAGTCTGATCTGTACCAGTTGGTACCAAACCACGTGGATCTGCCCCAGGCTGGATTACATCATGCTGCTCTGTACCAGGTTGAATGAACCCAGATGTTTCCAAACCAGACTGTACAAAACCTTGCTGATCTGCAGCAACTTGCATCAAACCAGGTGGTACCAAACCACGTTGATCTGTAAGATATGGAACCAATCCACGTTGATCCATTCCTTGTTGATCCGTGGCAGATACTAAAAATCCATGCTGATCTATGCTAAAGGGTACCAATCCATGCTGATCCACACCAGACTGTTGGTCTGCGCCAGGAGGTATTGCACCATGCTGATATGTGCTAAGTGGAACCATACCAGGCTGACCTGTACTAGGTAGTTCCAATCTTTGCTGATCTGTGCCAGGTGCCAATGGTGGCACCATACCACGTTGCTGATCCATGCCAGGTAGTACCAAGCCCTGCTCATCCATTCCAGGTGGCATCACACCAAGCTGACCCATGCTGTGGGGTACCACACCATGTGGGTAAGTGCTAGGTTGGAGCAATGGAAGCTGATCCATGCCAAGTGGTCCTAATCCATGCTGATCTGGCCTTGAATAGATGTGACCCTGGCTTACAGACACCTCCCCATGCTGATCTGAGTATACAGGATGATGCCAGTCTCTGGCCACAGAAGCTGAGGATAAGTCCTGTTGAACTGGACCAGGGTGTGCCTCTCGTTCATCTTTTCTTAGGTGTGCTAAGCTGTGCAGCTGAGGCTCTCTCATCCTACGACGATCTGACTCTTTTCTGAATTGGGACATAGACGGGTGATGGGGCTTTGCCAGGCCAGCTTCATCACGGGCCCTTGGATGTTCTCTACCAGGGAATGCAGTAGCAGAGGCACCTCTGCTTCGTTCCCTGGTAACCCCCTCAGAGGGGTAAACTGTACCACTGATTCCTGCTGATGAGGTCCGATCTGAGCCATAGCCACTGGCAGTATCCAAAGCCGGGTCAGCACTTGAGTGCTTGATGGAGACTCCACTTTGAATTCCATCATTTGATGTTATGGAAGCGTGTGCTTTGCGTTTAGGAAGGCCTGTTGTTGTCTCTGAGCCCTGGTTGAAGAGGAAGAATGAAGTCAGTAACTACGTAGAAAGGACTCAGCATAAGGCATGAAGGGAAGAAAATCTGGGACATCTGACTAGGATGACTTAGGGCTTTTGGAGAGAAACACCCTCTGGTCCCCAAAACTAAGCTGGGCACAAAGGCTTTGACATTCTTGAAGGATAGATCTCCAAGATCTTTGAGAATCTGcacatttgcaaatggcataataatatgttatttctgggcgccccgatggcccagcggtttggcgccaccttcagcctggggtatgatcctggagacccaggatagatgccacgtcaggctccctgcgtggagcctgcttctccctctgcctgtgtctctgcctctctctctctgtcatgaataaataaaataaaataaaataaaataaaataaaatgttatttctcccCGTAAAAGGCACTGGAAACACTATACAAGTGATCTACTCCAACTATTCCTGGGTCTACACATAAAGGACATGAGTAAtttattaagtttaaaatataaagtctGCCCTATCATTGGCCCACTGCTGATGGTAAAAGTATCACTGCAGGGCAAGTAAACTGTATATCCAAAATGTAAATGCACAAACTCTTGGATCCAGAAATTCTATAGATAAGATTTTCCCTATGGATTTTTACAAAGGACTGCCAGGATATATGTACAGAGTCTGCAATTCTGTTTATGAAAATAGGTTATCAATAGGGGACTGATATATATAGGGGGCATGCCCATATAGAATACCAAGGacctgttaaaaaaaagattatggacCATTTCCATTTCCAGCCCAAATGGAAGAACAGGGATGAGATTTACCCTCCTGTTTGTAACCAAAACCCAAgaaccaaaagcaacaaaagctaTGAAATGGTGGTTTTCTAAACACTGGATATCAGCTAATGAAAGCTCACAACCCCTGAAAGATGGAGAGACAAACTAGGTGAGCCCTGTGGTTGTCTCAGCTTACTGTCTCAATAGAGTTTCCAGGCTGCAGTGCCCCTGGAAAGGGTCTGAGTTGAGGGGACAAACACGAGCATGCAGGGAGACTGAAGCAACTAGAGGTAGATCATAGGACAGAGTATCAGAAAGAAAGGAGTtgcacaggggtgcctggtggctcagttggctgagcatctgactcttgattttggctcaggccatgatctcagggtcctgggattgagccccatgtcaggatccgcgctcaggggagaggaggagtcagcttgaggattctctctccctctccctctgccccttccctgactcatgttctctttctctctctcaaatagataaataaatcataaaaaaagaaaaaccatggagATATACATAGAGAGGACTCAGGAGATCTGTAGAGGGTCCTCTTTGGGTAGTCAGCACAGAAATGATCAGCATGTATATGTGAGGAAACTCCCCAAGGTTGGGAAAAGAGCCATCTGCAAGGCTGGAGGGAACAGTGCCCAGACTCTCATGGGGCTGGGAACAGTGCCTGTTTCTATCAGCCAGTTTGGAAAAAACTCAATTCAGGGGAGAGTACTCAGAAAGGTGTTGCCTCAAAAGTGGAGAATAATCAGCTCTACACTGAACATTGCTATGGACCCactaaaaaaataaccaaacaaaatataccataaaagaaacaacaagtgaATTAAAATGGTACACTAGAATACACTTACTTAACACAAAAGAGACGAAATTGAGGAATGGAGGAACAGATAAGACAGAAGACatatagaaaataacaaatggaaGATATAAACCTACTTTATCAGTAATTAAACACTCCAATCAGAAGATGGGGATTTGCAGAATGGATTTAGAAACATGATCCAGGGGGCCCACACTCACTGTGTGCAACCCTTTCTTTTGAGGCCTGGAGGCACATGAGACCCTCTCCATGGACTGGCAGCCATGGTCAGGGAGGACACGGTAGCAAGCACCAGCATGTGTGTCCCAGTGGCAGGAGTGGGGCTGGCCCAGCACATATTCACCTTGAAGAGAAACATGAGGCAGAAGCCTAAGATCATTGAGATGCCTGTATCCAAGCCCTGCATCTCTGGATGTTGCTTACTGACTATGCTGTTGTTCTAGGACAAATTTAAGAACAGAAGAACTTGGAGTGCCTTTAAGGACAGTTGAATAACCAAGAAGTGACTAATCAAGAATTTGATGTACGTGTGAAAATGAGGTCAGAATTTCAAAAAAAGTTCAGTTTACATCAAAACTCTGTAAGAGAAGAAATTATATGCAGTCTTATCCAAGAAGGACCTGCCACCTTTAAGATAGTCATAGACTTCAACACGACACTAAGTAGATTTTCCTACAAAgggaaaagatgcccaacatgtCATAATATTGACAATTATAAGCTGGTTACAGATCGAGGTCAGAGTTACTGCAAGTAAAGGAAAAAGACTATGCTATTAAAATTGATCCTTTTCCTACAATAGAAGAGAATTaccctttttataaaaaaaaaaattattcatgagagacagagaaagagaggggcagagacacaggcagagggagaagcaggctcaatgcagggagccccatgtgggactcaatcccgggactccaggatcaggccctgggctgaaggcggcgctaaaccactgagccacccaggctgcctgagaaGTACCCTTGTATGGTTGAAAGGTACCCTAAATCACAAGGTTTGCTTGTTGAACAAGCTCTACCAGAAGCTAAACTGAAAGAAACTGTGGCAGAATCTGATGTATGTTCAGGGAAGGATACGAGAATGTTGTCAGTAAGCTCCAACAACAGTCTCCCCAGGTTCACATTTTCAGCTGGTATCCATGATGTACTAGAAGAAGTATCCCTCAAGCTAGAGTTGATCATCCAAATGTCAGAGTCATGACCAACTTCGTGGATTTTGATGAAAAAGGAGTGTTCAAAGGACTTAAAGGAGGACTAATTCATGAATTTAACAGATATGATAGGGCTGTGAGCAACAGAGAACATCTCCATCAACTATAAGACGGTAACAACACAATTCTGCTGGGAGACTCCTAAGGAGGCTTGAGAATGGCAGATGGACTAGCCCATGTTGAACACATTCTGGAAACTGGATACCAAATGATAGTGTAAAGGAGCTTTTACAAAAAAAGTACATGGACTCTTATGATATTATTTTAGCAAAAGATGAATCATTGGAGGTAGCCAACACTGTCTTACAGAAGATTCTGTAGATAAGCATTCTTTAAGACCTCTTCCCTGTGGATACAATTGATGCAAGAACTGCTTGTCCATTTGTCTTGCTCAAAAACTCTTATTTGTAATATATTCTTGCCCTTGAAGTTTTCCTCTGCATTACTGAAGTAACTTCAAACACAAAAAAGGACCTGTAAGGTCCTTTTTTCCACTTCTCTCAATACACTCCTCACcatattttttaacagatttttaaaaaattaaaaaagcctcaaaacaaaacttaaagtcaaaatattaaaaaataactcctctaacttttccaaaatgaattttGTAGTTTATGTTTTTAGGGCCTTCTTAGTACTGGTAAAGTTTGTAGAAGTTAAGAAGTTTTATGAAATGGTGAAACAATGTGCATGATTTTAAGTTTTGTTCCTTTCATAATTTAGGTGAATTATGCTGATGGCATAATCATCTCCCAATATTGTATTATGTGTGATATTTTGTTTTAGGAACATTAATATTTACCATAAAACATTAGCACTTGGTGTTTAAAAAAActttggatccctgggtgccgcagcggtttacgcctgcctttggcccagggcgcgatcctggagacccgggatcgaatcccacgtcgggctcccggtgcatggagcctgcttctccctctgcctgtgtctctgcctctctctctctctctctctgtgactatcataaaaaataaaataaaataaaaattaaaaattaaaaaaaaaacaaaaaaactgttggtgggatccctgggtggcgcagcggtttggcgcctgcctttggcccaaggcgcgatcctggagacctgggatcgaatcccacatcgggctcccggtgcatggagcctgcttctccctctgcctgtgtctctgcctctctctctctctctctctctctctctctctctgtgactatcataaataaataaaaatttaaaaaatttttttaaaaactgttggtATCGACGTTACTAATCATTACAAAATGTTCTATAGAGAAGCACAGATAATAAAcatgaaatgaaaagcaaaaccaaaaaacaaaacccatacatGATCCAACTaaatgctgtctataagagatcTATGTTAGagtcaaagaaagaaacaggtaaaaagtaaaaggatagaaaaaaaataaatgcaaataatcaAAAGAGAGCTGGGGGcactgcctggctggctcagttgatggagcatgggactctcaatttcaggattgtgagttcaccCCCTACCTCCAATGTAGAgataaagaaggaggaggaggaggaggaggaggagtagagggggggaggaggaggaggaggagaagagttTGAGTAGCTGTGCTAATATCAGACAACATTGTTaatagagacaaagaaagacattttacactgataaaagagtcaatttatttaaaagatgtaatagtttaaaaaaatatatgaacccAACCATAGTGCCCTaacaaacatgaagaaaacctgacagaattaaaggaagaaacagacaagTCAACAATAATAGTTGCAGACTTTAATATCTCACTTTTGATAGGGATAGAATACAGATAGGCAGAAGAtcaactagaaaataaaagacttgaTCTATGGACCAACTGTACCAGCAAACATCTGTAGAACACTCCACCCAAGAAGATCTGAATAAACACTCTTCCTGCATGCACGCAGAACATTTTCCACAACAAACCATATGTTGGGCcactagaaaacaaaatgaaatacaaaacacaggaaaaataaagatgttttcaaacaactaaatacaaGCTGAAATTCATGAACAGCAAGACTCACTctataagaaatgttaagtgaaatcCTTCAGGCAAACAGAAAATGATACCAGAGGGGTAACAAGCACTGGAAATGATGTTTTTTCTTGACTCAAATCCCTTTGAAAGATAAATGACTGAACAAAATAATAAGACTGTATTGTAGGGTTTATaacaaatgtaaaagtaaaacGCATGACAACAACAGCATAGAATAGGAATTGgcaaaggcacctgggtggctcagtggttgagcatctgcctttggctcaggtcatgctcctggagtcctcggatcgagtcctgcattgggcttctcgcagggaacctgcttctccctctacctgtctctgcctctctctgtgtgtctctcatgaataaatattttaaaaatcttaaaaaaaaaaaaaaaagaacaggaattgGCAAGCGATGGTCCATGGGCCAAAACCAGCCCatcatctgtttttgtaaatgacGTTTTATTGGGACACAGACACACTCATTCACTTATGTATTGTTTATGGTTGCTTTCACAATAACAATAGAGTTGAGCAATTGTGACAAAGACTGTATgacccacaaaacctaaaatatttccttGGCTCCTTCACAAAAAGTTTGTTGACTCCAGAATTAAAGGCCTCTAGAAGTATTTTACTGTAAAATCCTAATATAACTTGAAGGTGGATTGTGATAAGCTAAAGATGTATAAATCTAGAAACCTTAAAGCAACCACTCAAATAACACAGATGTATAGCTAATAAGCCAATAAGgatgttaaaaagcaaaaacactcaaataatacaaaagaagtagacaaagagggaaaaggaagaaaaagcagatggaacaaatagaacactaatagtAGGATGACAGACTCAACCCtaattatatcaataatcacattaaatgtaaatgatcaaaACAGCCTGATTAAAAAGCAGAGattgtcaggggcacctgggtggctcagtcagttgagcatctgactttggctcaggttatgaactcaggatcctgggatagagccctgagttgggctccagtggggagtccacttctccctttccctcttcctgtatACCTCTCCTCATTGCTTGTGctcatacattctctctctcaaataaataaaatcttttttttgttccAAATAATTCTTGAAATCTCTAATACAACATTTCTGGATGTTCCCAACATTTGATTAATGAGCTAAAAATGAACAATTCTAATTTGTTgagcaaaaataatttcaaaaatttaatgaGATCACAACCatatagttttattgtttccaatatttttgaaaatctttttaaaaaaaaaatcaaaggttgTCAGATtggttaaaaaaacaagatcaacTACATGCcacttacaagaaaaaaaactttatatagAGAGACATACAtaggtaaaacaaaaaagaattggaGAAGATAAACCATAttcatagtaaaagaaaaaactaagagCTGAAAtcactatattaatatcagacaaggTAGATTTCAGAACTAAGAATATTACTAGGGATAaaaagatcatttctttttttttttttttttagattttatttatttattcatgagagacacacagaggcagagacacaggcagagggagaagcaggctccctgcagggagcccgatgtgggactcgatccggagtctccaggatcacgccctgggccaaaggcagacactcaaccaccaagtcacccaggtgccccaaaaatgtCATTTCTTAACATAAGGagatcaattcatcaagaaggCATAACAATCCTAAACGTTTCTGCACCTAATGACAGGGcttcaaaatatgtgaagcaaaaccGG
This genomic window contains:
- the QRICH2 gene encoding glutamine-rich protein 2 isoform X1, which encodes MPPTPAASTVSLRELADLAIGTPEAGAVNFTALHTLIVAMLRSLNLQELRIDFQSPEPEPEPPPPPPPPPPPPPPPQAVVSAPQLAAPQETRPAALESQVKGLGGQVHDLSRRLKTITSQVQGIVSHVQHLTAPAGLAADPRDWLDETVKLAPSRSRVGSLRTGKGEKASVAPVSAQVSAQVSAQVSAQATVEDLKSLQEAKGKAQELPEAKLEKAFQRIDELEKIIRERDEFLDLMSRKLSLMPVGEEVTMVTWEELEQAITDGWRASQGGSETTTGLPKRKAHASITSNDGIQSGVSIKHSSADPALDTASGYGSDRTSSAGISGTVYPSEGVTRERSRGASATAFPGREHPRARDEAGLAKPHHPSMSQFRKESDRRRMREPQLHSLAHLRKDEREAHPGPVQQDLSSASVARDWHHPVYSDQHGEVSVSQGHIYSRPDQHGLGPLGMDQLPLLQPSTYPHGVVPHSMGQLGVMPPGMDEQGLVLPGMDQQRGMVPPLAPGTDQQRLELPSTGQPGMVPLSTYQHGAIPPGADQQSGVDQHGLVPFSIDQHGFLVSATDQQGMDQRGLVPYLTDQRGLVPPGLMQVAADQQGFVQSGLETSGFIQPGTEQHDVIQPGADPRGLVPTGTDQTTLARPGTGQRGLVQPGADQLGLVQPGADQRDLVQPEASQPGLVPPIAGRPSTSQPGLVPPVAGRPSTSQPGLVPPIAGRPSTSQPGLVPPVAGRPSTSQPGLVPPVAGRPSTSQPGLVPPVAGRPSTSQPGLVPPVAGRPSTSQPGLVPPVAGRPTTSQPGLVPPIAGRPSVSQPGLVPPIAGRPSVSQPGLVPPIAGRPSVSQPGLVPPIAGRPSVSQPGLVQPIVDQSGLVQPGAYLPDWVQPGPYPSGWGQPVAYPFGLVQPDVYPFGLVQPSAVQPSLMPSGMGQQDLAQLTMGQNVLRQLEMDQHGLVQPEIDQRGLVQPGAGQPSLVQPVASQRGLVQPGIDQYDSVQLGMDQRGLVQPGAGQPSLVQPGAGQPGLIQPGMDQYSLVQPGIGQPSLIQPGGQPGLVQPAMDQYGLVQPGIAQRGLDQHGLVQPGMDQRGLVQPGTGQPGLVQPGMDQRGLVQPGTDQHGLVQPGMDQRGLVQPEMDQHRLVQPGTAQPGLVQPAMDQRGLVQPEMDQHSLVQPGMDQRGLVQPRMDQHSLVQPGTGQRGLVQPAMDQRGLVQPGAGQPGLVQPGMDQHGLVQPDASQPGLVQPAMDQRGLVQPGTAQPGMDQRGLVQPGTAQPGLVQHGAGQPGLVQRGAGQPGLVQPAMDQRGLVQPGAGRPGLVQPGMDQHGLVQPGAGQPGLVQPGAVQPGAGQPGMDQRGLVQAGTAQPGLVQHGAGQPGLVQRGAGQPGLVQPAMDQRGLVQPGAGWPGLVQPAMDQHGFVQPGIGQPGLVQPGTDQHGLLQPGAVQLGAGQPGMDQRGLVQPGTAQPGLVQYGAGQPGLVQPAMDQRGLVQPGAGQPGLVQPGTDQHGLVQPGAGQPGAGQPGMDQHGLVQPGTAQPGLVQRSVAQPGLVQRGAGQPGLVQPAMDQRGLVQPGAGRPGLVQPGMDQRGLVQPDASQPGLVQPGMDQRGLVQPGAGQPALVRPGMDQRGLVQPGAVQPALVRPGMDQRGLVQLRPGQPGLIQPEMDQHGLVQRGVARPGLVQPGAGQPGLVQPRMDQRGLVQPGTGQPGLVQSGVGQPGLVQLGAGGLVQRGVDQHGLVQAGTDPRGFFQPGTYPPGLVQPSAYPPSLVQPGAYLPGLVQPGAYPRGLVPPGAYPRGLAQPGTYPHGFMQPSVDQRSLVQPGIDQRGLRRSGTEQQDLILPGTELHGSPTVHPEFPRFVSPHPYQHGVIPPGRYQYGQVSPLLAEQGLVSAGIGQGLSETYQQGLMHPGADQHGPTPLSTRAGSVHLDQQHLTSLGPDQHGQVQPGTEQHDHAYSIPESRDLMYPPGLRDSGVPGVDQHVQVSLDPKQIYTVDQPGISVQTSPGQEATSARSTDYLNNLYRVSSEKSDFQSERHDSLDKLAPSFPMAVETFRLMGEIIGLYVELKENMKELNEEQAGQTDLEKIQYLLALMVKKSIPPDLQEQLKTLKSLTKEVRQEKAKLDRMQRILEGDGEQEIGKEMKDGQLSLQLGILRVTVADIEKELAELRESQERGKVSMEHSVSEASLYLQDQLDKLRTIIESMLASSSTLLSMSMAPSKTLATLVPGQIDPEATCPACSLDLSHQVSTLVQRYEQLQDMVNNLAASRPSKKAKLQSQDEELLGHVQSAILQVQGDCEKLNITTSNLIEDHRQKQKDIDVLYHSLEKLEKEKANREHLEMEIDVKADKSALAAKVSRVQFDATTEQLNHMMQELVAKMSGQEQDWQKMLDKLLAEMDSKLDRLELDPVKRSLEDRWQALRRQLKERSPLYQADEAAAMRRQLLAHFHCLSCDRPLETPVTGQIIPVMPVGPGLPGHRSIRPYTIFELEQVRQQSRSLKLGSAPFPRGDLAHLERSVGRLRTMHSKMLMDIEKVQIHFGGSVKASSQMIRELLQAQCLSSPCYKRVPETADYTYSSVPRRCGGSHTLTYPYRRNRLQHPSQGLYPTEEVQIAMKHDEVDILGLDGHIYKGRMDTRLPGILSKDTSFSGMPKHKAKQSRPHVHRQQSLSDNGQLPSRPQSAQMLAGSSSAPSQPQKDRPVSSEGHLSQPSVAHPPSPNEMANLPAGPETHRDVPPGEGLEEPTRGPRSTAH